The Dreissena polymorpha isolate Duluth1 chromosome 10, UMN_Dpol_1.0, whole genome shotgun sequence genome includes a region encoding these proteins:
- the LOC127847824 gene encoding uncharacterized protein LOC127847824: MYFSLTGHEESANSSSEKEINERVSKIIGADDSQLLIDLRATNGSDTYYDAFFEEMGKFFEEQVLQVSERRKCDEMYLPLAISIETLKNDICKRVPDGTPIPSNETIRLQFCPSNPFHKTALRYTGQFNVKFRVQTRQARVSHPDSHYAAKYFQYMKEFCVMFRDSAMFLCMDDKAIVPVGEPGIPISTGVRGHNKVLTPSEGPVLVATDHDFHLCGLVPSVVLVTEIPRDSKDSFFSGDMHVTTKEKVFSPSSPFRHAAQVIELVRLNDAYSADGLNLRTPIMCLYTDGGPDHRVTYETVKLSLTLIFMHLDLDMLIALRTAPSHSWTNPAERCMSILNLALQHVALDRNEMEEKYEQMVKNLSSLTAVRNQARLKDGLNEAFKKSMEPVVDLVNKRFSQMSLKGNPVKTLKGVSDEEITSILDITGVGFGADSPVATADTKSAELKKSKHLQDFFERHAESSHYCFQLKKCSSDECGYCSVNPVRDQDVFDRLRFLPEPKPDENGEHYLPFSELFGKALTRDKYRPSTRPCGTYDEELQNHDKENREILRNEKLRDAVLCGECSRPRCVFSPNKLDRQQEEFLRNIKACHLYICGDQLEDAPDLYVRRCVTCSSEVETAYFSAKCRHYLPPVCIHCGSPDCLLDDNDAYIADLYTKYSIVRPICVSCRHSGKEAKT; this comes from the exons ATGTATTTTAGCCTAACAGGGCATGAAGAAAGTGCCAATTCTTCCAGTGAAAAAGAAATTAATGAAAGGGTGTCGAAGATCATAGGCGCAGATGACTCTCAGTTATTGATTGATTTACGAGCAACTAATGGCTCTGATACATATTATGATGCCTTTTTTGAAGAAATGGGAAAGTTCTTTGAAGAACAGGTTTTACAGGTCAGTGAAAGACGAAAATGTGATGAAATGTATTTGCCATTGGCAATTTCAATAGAGACTTTAAAGAATGACATTTGTAAAAGAGTGCCTGATGGAACACCCATTCCTAGCAATGAAACGATCCGACTGCAGTTTTGTCCCAGTAATCCATTTCATAAGACTGCTTTAAGGTACACTGGTCAGTTCAATGTTAAATTCCGTGTGCAGACACGCCAGGCAAGAGTTTCACATCCTGATTCACACTATGCTGCAAAATACTTTCAGTATATGAAAGAATTTTGTGTGATGTTTAGAGACAGTGCTATGTTCTTATGCATGGACGACAAGGCAATAGTTCCAGTGGGAGAACCAGGAATCCCTATATCAACTGGAGTAAGAGGGCATAACAAGGTTCTAACACCTTCAGAGGGACCTGTATTAGTTGCAACTGACCATGATTTTCATCTTTGCGGTCTTGTTCCTTCAGTTGTTCTTGTCACAGAAATTCCTAGGGACTCGAAAGACAGCTTCTTTTCAGGGGACATGCATGTGACAACAAAAGAAAAGGTATTCAGCCCATCTAGCCCATTTAGACATGCTGCTCAAGTTATTGAACTCGTAAGATTAAATGATGCCTACTCTGCAGATGGATTAAATTTGAGAACCCCAATCATGTGCCTTTATACTGATGGAGGACCGGATCATAGAGTCACTTATGAAACGGTTAAGTTGTCGCTCACTCTTATCTTCATGCATTTAGATTTGGACATGCTAATTGCACTCCGAACGGCACCATCACATAGTTGGACCAACCCAGCTGAACGTTGCATGTCCATTTTAAATTTGGCCTTGCAGCATGTTGCGCTAGACAGAAATGAAATGGAAGAGAAGTATGAACAGATGGTTAAAAACTTGTCTTCTCTAACTGCAGTAAGAAACCAAGCCAGACTAAAAGATGGTCTGAATGAGGCTTTCAAGAAAAGTATGGAACCAGTGGTTGATCTTGTGAACAAACGTTTCTCACAAATGAGCTTGAAAGGAAACCCTGTTAAAACTTTGAAAGGGGTATCAGATGAAGAGATCACATCCATCTTAGATATCACTGGTGTTGGCTTTGGAGCAGATAGTCCAGTAGCCACAGCTGACACAAAAAGCGCTGAATTGAAGAAAAGCAAGCATCTGCAG GATTTCTTTGAGAGGCATGCAGAATCCAGCCACTACTGCTTCCAGTTAAAGAAGTGTTCATCCGATGAATGTGGCTACTGCTCCGTCAACCCAGTCCGAGATCAGGATGTTTTTGACCGCCTCAGGTTCCTCCCTGAACCAAAGCCTGACGAAAATGGTGAACACTACCTACCATTCAGTGAG TTGTTTGGGAAAGCCCTGACCCGTGACAAGTACAGACCCTCAACCAGACCATGTGGAACCTATGATGAGGAATTACAAAACCATGATAAAGAGAATCGAGAAATTTTGAGg AATGAGAAGCTTCGAGATGCTGTCCTTTGCGGAGAATGTAGCAGGCCAAGATGTGTCTTCAGTCCAAACAAGCTTGACCGACAACAG GAGGAATTCTTGCGGAACATTAAGGCATGCCATTTGTATATCTGTGGAGATCAGTTGGAAGATGCACCTGACCTGTATGTTCGGAGATGCGTGACCTGCAGCTCTGAGGTGGAAACAGCTTATTTCTCAGCCAAGTGTCGGCATTACCTACCACCAGTGTGCATCCACTGTGGATCTCCTGACTGTCTGTTAGATGACAACGATGCATATATTGCAgatttgtatacaaaatattcCATTGTCAGGCCAATTTGTGTGTCTTGTCGACATTCTGGAAAAGAGGCAAAAACATAG